The following proteins are encoded in a genomic region of Bubalus kerabau isolate K-KA32 ecotype Philippines breed swamp buffalo chromosome 15, PCC_UOA_SB_1v2, whole genome shotgun sequence:
- the LOC129628004 gene encoding olfactory receptor 52P1-like, whose amino-acid sequence MADNATHHYISSFFLVGIPGLEDFHCWIGIPVCLLFSLTLLGNSIIIITIKLEPSLHQPMYFFLGMLAMNDMALASSTAPKMLGIFWLDAHWIDFDICLAQLYFIHTFCITESALLVAMAFDRYVAICIPLQYTTLLTTTMVIKMGLASVVRAIFLVLPGPFLIRRLPYYTKYVINHAYCEHMAVVKLASANTHVNRTYGISVALSVMVLDLGLIATSYLKILQVVFQLSSQHAHSKALGTCAAHVCTILFTYTPALFSFLTHRIGKKVPPSVHIIFASLYLLVPPTVNPLVYGVKTKQIRDRVIGLFSPNKKMSEN is encoded by the coding sequence ATGGCAGACAATGCTACTCATCACTACATTTCATCTTTCTTCTTGGTTGgtattcctgggttggaagattttCACTGCTGGATCGGCATTCCTGTCTGCCTCCTGTTTTCCCTGACCCTGCTGGGGAACAGCATAATCATCATTACCATCAAACTAGAGCCAAGCCTCCACCAGCCTATGTATTTCTTCCTTGGCATGCTGGCAATGAATGATATGGCCCTTGCCTCTTCCACAGCCCCCAAGATGCTTGGCATCTTTTGGTTGGATGCACATTGGATTGACTTTGATATCTGCCTAGCACAGTTGTATTTCATCCACACATTTTGCATAACTGAGTCAGCCCTCTTAGTTGCCATGGCCTTTGATCGCTATGTAGCTATTTGCATCCCACTACAATATACAACCCTCCTGACAACAACAATGGTCATTAAAATGGGTCTAGCTAGTGTGGTCCGAGCTATCTTCCTGGTTTTGCCAGGTCCCTTTCTCATTAGAAGACTACCATATTATACCAAATATGTCATCAATCATGCCTATTGTGAGCACATGGCTGTGGTGAAATTGGCTAGTGCAAACACCCATGTTAACAGAACATATGGAATCTCTGTGGCCCTTTCAGTGATGGTATTGGACCTTGGGCTCATAGCCACATCCTATCTCAAAATCCTCCAGGTGGTGTTCCAGCTCTCCTCTCAGCATGCCCACTCAAAAGCACTGGGCACCTGTGCTGCCCATGTGTGCACTATCCTTTTCACCTACACACCTGCACTCTTTAGCTTTCTAACTCACCGCATTGGCAAGAAGGTGCCTCCAAGCGTCCATATCATTTTTGCAAGTTTGTACCTTCTGGTGCCGCCCACAGTCAATCCCCTTGTATATGGTGTCAAGACCAAGCAGATTCGTGACCGAGTGATTGGTCTCTTTTCCCCAAACAAAAAAATGTCTGAAAACtaa